One segment of Paraburkholderia caribensis DNA contains the following:
- a CDS encoding 3-carboxy-cis,cis-muconate cycloisomerase, producing the protein MLEASARLTGLICGTPPMNDIWSPRATLQRMLDVEAALARASAAHGVIPQSAVAAIQSTCRAEKLDADALARDAALGGNLAIPLVKQLTARVKDADAEASKFVHWGATSQDIIDTATVLQLRDSFDLLDGALSSTCDAIAALAQQHRATPMIGRTWLQQALPITLGLKFAQWLDALLRHRERLDTLRERVLVLQFGGAAGTLASLRDKGGVVAAALAKELSLAMPAVPWHTQRDRIAETASFFGMLIGTLGKIARDISLQMQTELGELGEPVAAGKGGSSTMPHKRNPVGCAAVLTAAARAPGLVATVFGGMVQEHERALGGWQAEWDTLPDLARLAGGALANIEQIAQGLEVNIERLAANLEVTHGLILGEAVMLALGDRIGRMDAHHLVEHASKEAVKSGKTLFDVLAADASVTQHLPVEQLRRLLDPAHYVGSAHAFVDAVLALHTARKARANQHQE; encoded by the coding sequence ATGCTAGAAGCTAGCGCTCGCTTGACTGGCCTGATCTGCGGCACGCCGCCGATGAACGACATCTGGTCGCCGCGCGCGACGCTGCAACGGATGCTCGACGTCGAAGCGGCGCTGGCGCGCGCATCGGCGGCACATGGCGTGATTCCGCAATCGGCCGTGGCCGCCATCCAGTCGACCTGCCGCGCGGAAAAACTGGACGCCGACGCGCTCGCCCGCGACGCCGCGCTCGGCGGCAATCTAGCGATTCCCCTCGTCAAGCAACTGACTGCGCGCGTCAAGGACGCCGACGCGGAAGCGTCGAAGTTCGTCCATTGGGGCGCGACGAGCCAGGACATCATCGATACGGCGACCGTGCTGCAACTGCGCGATTCGTTCGATCTGCTCGACGGCGCGTTGTCATCCACCTGCGATGCGATTGCCGCGCTTGCGCAGCAGCATCGCGCCACGCCGATGATCGGCCGCACGTGGCTGCAACAGGCGCTGCCCATCACGCTCGGTTTGAAGTTCGCGCAATGGCTCGACGCGCTGCTGCGTCATCGCGAGCGGCTCGACACGTTGCGCGAGCGCGTGCTGGTATTGCAGTTCGGCGGCGCGGCCGGGACGCTCGCGAGTTTGCGCGACAAGGGCGGCGTGGTGGCCGCCGCGCTGGCGAAGGAATTGAGCCTGGCGATGCCTGCCGTGCCGTGGCACACGCAGCGCGACCGCATCGCCGAAACGGCGTCGTTCTTCGGCATGCTGATCGGCACGCTCGGCAAGATTGCGCGCGATATCTCGTTGCAGATGCAGACCGAACTCGGCGAGCTTGGCGAGCCGGTTGCCGCCGGCAAAGGCGGCTCGTCGACGATGCCGCACAAGCGCAACCCGGTTGGCTGCGCGGCCGTGCTGACGGCGGCGGCGCGCGCGCCCGGCCTCGTCGCAACCGTATTCGGCGGCATGGTGCAGGAGCACGAGCGTGCGCTCGGCGGCTGGCAGGCCGAATGGGACACGCTGCCCGATCTGGCGCGTCTCGCGGGCGGCGCGCTGGCGAACATCGAACAGATCGCGCAGGGACTCGAAGTGAATATCGAGCGGCTCGCGGCGAATCTGGAGGTGACGCATGGGCTGATTCTCGGCGAAGCGGTGATGCTCGCGCTCGGCGACCGGATTGGCCGTATGGATGCGCATCATCTTGTCGAGCATGCGTCGAAAGAGGCTGTGAAGAGCGGCAAGACGCTCTTCGACGTGCTGGCAGCCGATGCGTCCGTCACGCAACATCTGCCCGTCGAGCAACTCAGGCGTCTGCTCGATCCGGCGCATTACGTGGGCAGCGCGCACGCTTTCGTTGACGCCGTGCTGGCTCTTCATACCGCGCGCAAAGCGCGCGCGAATCAACATCAGGAGTAA
- the pcaD gene encoding 3-oxoadipate enol-lactonase, translating into MPYAAVNGIELHYRIDGDRHGSAPWLVLSNSLGTDLSMWTPQVAEFAKHFRVLRYDTRGHGHSEAPKGPYSIEQLTGDVIGLLDTLKIARANFCGISMGGLTGVGLAARYADRIDRVVLCNTAARIGSPEVWVPRAARARTEGMLALSDAVLPRWFTAEFVAREPLVFNYVRDVFVHTDKEGYALNCEAINATDLRPEAPGIKAPALVISGTHDLAATPAQGRELAASIPGARYVELDASHISNIEVSDVFTKTVLDFLKGQR; encoded by the coding sequence ATGCCTTACGCCGCAGTCAATGGCATCGAGCTTCACTACCGGATCGACGGCGACCGGCACGGCAGCGCGCCGTGGCTCGTGCTGTCGAATTCGCTCGGCACCGATCTGTCGATGTGGACACCGCAGGTTGCCGAATTCGCGAAGCACTTTCGGGTGCTGCGTTACGACACGCGTGGCCACGGCCATTCGGAAGCGCCGAAGGGACCGTATTCGATCGAGCAATTGACGGGCGACGTGATTGGTCTGCTCGATACGTTGAAGATCGCGCGCGCGAATTTTTGCGGCATTTCGATGGGCGGATTGACGGGCGTAGGCCTTGCGGCGCGCTACGCGGACCGCATCGATCGTGTCGTGCTGTGCAATACGGCGGCGCGCATCGGCTCGCCGGAAGTCTGGGTGCCGCGCGCGGCGCGTGCGCGCACGGAAGGCATGCTCGCGTTGTCGGATGCCGTGTTGCCGCGCTGGTTCACGGCGGAGTTCGTTGCACGCGAGCCGCTGGTGTTCAACTATGTTCGCGACGTTTTTGTGCACACCGACAAGGAAGGGTACGCGCTGAACTGCGAAGCGATCAATGCGACGGATTTGCGTCCTGAAGCGCCCGGTATCAAGGCGCCAGCGCTGGTGATTTCGGGCACGCATGATCTTGCCGCGACGCCTGCGCAAGGCCGCGAGCTGGCGGCGTCGATTCCGGGCGCACGTTATGTCGAACTGGATGCTTCGCATATCTCGAACATCGAAGTTTCCGACGTGTTCACGAAGACCGTGCTCGATTTTCTGAAGGGGCAGCGATGA
- the pcaC gene encoding 4-carboxymuconolactone decarboxylase, with protein MNDDQRYDAGMGVRRAVLGDAHVDRSLANRTEVTEEFQNFITRYAWGEIWTREGLPRHTRSLLTIAMMVALNRSEELALHLRAARNNGVTREQVKEVLLQTAVYCGVPAANSAFHLADKVFKEQDAEDVPKG; from the coding sequence ATGAACGACGATCAACGATACGACGCGGGCATGGGCGTGCGCCGCGCGGTGCTGGGCGATGCGCATGTGGACCGGTCGCTGGCGAATCGCACTGAGGTGACGGAGGAGTTTCAGAACTTCATCACGCGGTATGCGTGGGGTGAGATCTGGACTCGCGAGGGGCTGCCGCGGCATACGCGGAGTTTGCTGACTATTGCGATGATGGTCGCGCTGAATCGCAGCGAGGAACTTGCACTGCATTTGCGCGCGGCGCGGAATAATGGGGTGACGCGGGAGCAGGTTAAGGAAGTTCTGTTGCAGACTGCTGTTTATTGTGGCGTGCCGGCGGCGAATTCTGCTTTTCATCTGGCTGATAAGGTTTTTAAGGAGCAGGATGCGGAGGATGTTCCTAAGGGGTAG
- a CDS encoding ABC transporter permease, with product MLPNLLVQLINGLADASALFLVAAGLSLIFGVTRIVNFAHGSFYMLGVYVAYSIASRFGTSSVIGFWLSMLASALVIGVLGALVELIVLRRIYKAPELFHLLATFALVLIFRDAALAIWGPQDLFGPRAPHLSGAVELLGHQLPTWDIALIVIGPLVLLLLWYALTRTRWGTLVRAATQDREMLGALGINQAWLFTGVFFVGAFLAGLGGALQGPRMSANLSLDLETIGNAFVVVVVGGMGSIPGAFVAALLIAEIKALCIGIGHVSLFGIDFSLSRFTLVAEFVVMAVVLVVRPWGLLGRATSTVRAAAPADMPLKPASSQFKWLGACVLAMLVLAPLAAGAFPYMPVLLVEILIAVLFAASLHFIMGPGGMHSFGHAAYFGLGAYGAALFLKVLDLPMEAALVLGPLLAVLGALVFGWFCVRLSGVYLAMLTLAFAQIVWSVVYQWDDVTGGSNGILGLWPSNWLSSPVAYYYLTLAFAVLGVWLLRRMLFSPLGFAMRASRDSALRAEAIGIDTKRVQWAAFVIASLFCGLAGSLYAFSKGTISPEVISVSRSVDGLVMVLLGGIQTLTGPVAGAALFTWLQDAVARQTDYWQALLGMAILLLVIAFPQGIVGFVRERFERDDVQAGGRQ from the coding sequence ATGCTCCCCAACCTGCTAGTCCAACTGATCAACGGACTCGCCGACGCCTCGGCGCTCTTCCTCGTCGCAGCGGGCCTGTCGCTGATCTTCGGCGTCACGCGCATCGTCAACTTCGCGCACGGCTCGTTCTACATGCTAGGTGTCTACGTTGCCTACAGCATCGCGAGCCGCTTCGGCACGAGCAGCGTCATCGGCTTCTGGCTGTCGATGCTCGCCTCCGCGCTCGTGATCGGCGTACTCGGCGCGCTCGTCGAGTTGATCGTGCTGAGGCGCATCTACAAGGCGCCCGAGCTGTTCCATCTGCTCGCGACATTCGCGCTCGTCCTGATCTTCCGCGACGCCGCCCTCGCAATCTGGGGACCGCAGGACCTGTTCGGCCCGCGCGCGCCGCATCTGTCCGGCGCCGTCGAACTGCTCGGCCATCAACTGCCGACATGGGACATCGCATTGATCGTAATCGGACCGCTCGTGCTCCTGTTGCTGTGGTACGCGTTGACGCGCACGCGCTGGGGCACGCTCGTGCGCGCAGCGACGCAGGATCGCGAGATGCTCGGCGCGCTCGGCATCAACCAGGCGTGGCTGTTCACGGGCGTGTTCTTCGTCGGCGCGTTTCTCGCGGGGTTGGGCGGCGCGCTGCAAGGGCCGCGCATGTCGGCCAATCTGTCGCTCGATCTCGAAACGATCGGCAACGCGTTCGTCGTCGTCGTGGTCGGCGGGATGGGCTCGATTCCGGGCGCGTTCGTCGCGGCACTGCTGATCGCGGAGATCAAGGCGCTGTGCATCGGCATCGGACATGTGTCGCTGTTCGGCATCGACTTCTCGTTGAGCCGCTTCACGCTGGTCGCGGAATTTGTCGTGATGGCCGTCGTGCTCGTCGTGCGGCCGTGGGGCCTGTTGGGACGCGCGACGTCGACGGTTCGCGCGGCAGCGCCCGCCGACATGCCATTGAAGCCCGCGTCCAGCCAGTTCAAGTGGCTCGGGGCATGCGTGCTAGCGATGCTCGTGCTCGCGCCGCTGGCCGCCGGCGCGTTTCCGTACATGCCCGTGCTGCTCGTCGAAATTCTGATTGCCGTGCTGTTCGCGGCAAGCCTGCACTTCATCATGGGACCGGGCGGCATGCATTCGTTCGGTCATGCCGCGTACTTCGGCCTCGGCGCATACGGTGCAGCGCTCTTTCTGAAAGTACTCGATCTGCCGATGGAAGCCGCTCTCGTTCTCGGGCCGCTCCTCGCCGTGCTCGGCGCACTGGTGTTCGGCTGGTTTTGCGTGCGCCTGTCGGGCGTGTATCTGGCGATGCTCACGCTCGCGTTCGCGCAGATCGTCTGGTCCGTCGTGTATCAGTGGGATGACGTGACGGGCGGCAGCAACGGCATTCTCGGGCTGTGGCCGTCGAACTGGTTATCGTCGCCCGTCGCCTATTATTACCTGACGCTCGCGTTTGCCGTGCTCGGCGTGTGGCTGCTGCGCCGCATGCTGTTCTCGCCGCTCGGATTTGCGATGCGCGCGTCCCGCGATTCGGCGCTGCGCGCGGAAGCCATCGGCATCGACACGAAACGCGTGCAATGGGCGGCGTTCGTGATTGCGTCGCTGTTCTGCGGGCTTGCCGGCTCGCTGTACGCGTTTTCCAAAGGCACGATCTCGCCGGAAGTGATCAGCGTGAGCCGTTCCGTCGACGGACTCGTGATGGTGTTGCTCGGCGGCATCCAGACCTTGACGGGGCCCGTCGCGGGCGCGGCGCTGTTCACGTGGCTGCAGGACGCCGTCGCGCGTCAGACCGACTACTGGCAGGCGCTGCTTGGCATGGCGATCCTGTTGCTGGTGATTGCGTTTCCGCAAGGCATCGTGGGTTTCGTGCGCGAGCGCTTCGAGCGCGATGACGTACAGGCAGGAGGCCGCCAATGA
- a CDS encoding ABC transporter ATP-binding protein: MSLLRVSNLSMSFGGVKAVDDVSFDVKPGELLALIGPNGAGKSTCFNIVNGQLRPARGSVMLDGHELVGMRPREIWRRGVGRTFQVAATFNSMTVLENVQMALVSREKRLYGLWKPAASHFADEAMALLEQVGMTAHARRACSVLAYGDVKRVEMAIALANRPKLLLMDEPTAGMAPQERTELMALTKRLSAERQIGVLFTEHSMDVVFSTADRIIVLARGKLIAQGDADTIRNDANVQAVYFGTGKTFQPRAALSRDGGEPRTESRT, encoded by the coding sequence ATGAGCCTTCTGCGCGTATCGAACCTGTCGATGTCATTCGGCGGCGTGAAAGCCGTCGACGACGTTTCGTTCGACGTGAAGCCCGGCGAACTGCTCGCCTTGATCGGCCCGAACGGCGCGGGCAAATCGACATGCTTCAACATCGTCAACGGACAGCTGCGTCCGGCGCGCGGCTCCGTGATGCTGGACGGACATGAGCTGGTCGGCATGCGGCCGCGTGAGATATGGCGGCGGGGTGTCGGCCGCACGTTCCAGGTCGCGGCGACCTTCAACTCGATGACCGTGCTGGAAAACGTGCAGATGGCGCTCGTATCGCGCGAAAAGCGTCTATACGGATTGTGGAAACCTGCGGCGTCGCACTTCGCGGACGAGGCGATGGCGTTGCTGGAACAGGTCGGCATGACGGCCCATGCGCGGCGCGCGTGCAGCGTGCTTGCCTATGGCGACGTGAAGCGCGTCGAGATGGCCATCGCGCTTGCGAACCGACCCAAGCTGCTGCTGATGGACGAGCCGACGGCAGGCATGGCGCCGCAGGAGCGCACCGAGCTGATGGCGCTGACGAAGCGTCTTTCCGCCGAGCGTCAGATCGGCGTGCTGTTCACCGAGCACAGCATGGACGTCGTATTTTCGACTGCGGACCGGATTATCGTGCTGGCGCGCGGCAAGCTGATCGCACAGGGCGACGCGGACACGATACGCAACGACGCCAACGTGCAGGCGGTCTACTTCGGCACGGGCAAGACGTTCCAGCCACGCGCGGCGTTATCGCGCGATGGCGGCGAGCCACGCACGGAGTCGCGCACATGA
- a CDS encoding ABC transporter ATP-binding protein has product MNAPLLKVDGLNAFYGRAQILFDVSLEVGRGEVVALMGRNGAGKSTTMKSIMGLMARREGVIHFDGADISALPPHRIARMGLGYVPEDRRVFSGLTVMENLDTGRQPARAGAPAWTPGKLFELFPNLGEMPRRLGGQMSGGEQQMLTVSRTLMGNPYLVLLDEPSEGVAPVIVEQMANMILELKREGLSVLLSEQNFHFAELVSDRVYVLEKGQIQYGGAMRELARDEGVRRAYLGV; this is encoded by the coding sequence ATGAACGCACCGCTGCTGAAAGTCGATGGATTGAATGCGTTCTATGGGCGCGCGCAAATCCTCTTCGACGTGAGCCTCGAAGTGGGGCGCGGCGAAGTTGTCGCGCTGATGGGCCGCAATGGCGCCGGCAAATCGACGACGATGAAGTCGATCATGGGGCTGATGGCGCGTCGTGAAGGCGTGATTCATTTCGATGGGGCCGATATCTCTGCGTTGCCGCCGCATCGGATTGCCCGAATGGGGCTTGGTTATGTGCCTGAGGATCGTCGGGTGTTCTCTGGTCTCACTGTGATGGAGAATCTCGACACGGGGCGGCAGCCCGCGCGCGCGGGGGCGCCGGCGTGGACGCCCGGCAAGCTGTTCGAGCTGTTTCCGAATCTTGGTGAGATGCCGCGGCGTCTCGGCGGGCAGATGAGCGGTGGCGAGCAGCAGATGCTTACTGTGTCGCGGACGCTGATGGGGAATCCTTATCTGGTGTTGCTCGATGAGCCGTCGGAGGGTGTGGCGCCCGTGATCGTCGAGCAGATGGCTAATATGATTCTTGAGCTGAAGCGCGAGGGGTTGTCTGTTCTTCTGTCTGAGCAGAACTTTCATTTCGCTGAGCTTGTTAGTGACCGCGTGTATGTGCTTGAGAAAGGTCAGATTCAGTATGGTGGCGCGATGCGTGAGCTCGCGCGGGATGAGGGGGTGAGGCGGGCGTATCTGGGGGTTTGA
- a CDS encoding ABC transporter substrate-binding protein: protein MTSRAAWTSRVAASLAVSLTALTASAQQTIKIGEINSYKAQPAFLMPYKNGWNLALDQVNATGGVLGKKLEVVSRDDNANPGDTIRVAQELIAREQVQLLFGGYLSNTGLALTDFAKQKRMFFLAAEPLTDKIVWADGNKYTYRLRPSTYMQVAMLVPEAAKLKKKRWALVYPNYEYGQSAAATFKKLLKAAQPDVEFVTEQATPLGNLDAGSTVQALADAKPDAIFNVLFSADLGKFVREGNTRGLFKDRSVVSLLTGEPDYLDTLGAEAPVGWIVTGYPWYSIDTPANKKFVADYEAKYHDYPRLGSVVGYAALMSIANGIKKAGSTDPDKLAAAFKGLNVDTPFGPITYRPQDNQSTMGAFVGVTALKDGKGVMTSYRYIDGASVQPSDAEVKKLRPAD, encoded by the coding sequence ATGACCTCGCGCGCAGCATGGACATCCCGAGTCGCCGCTTCACTCGCAGTCTCGCTCACGGCCCTAACCGCCTCCGCGCAACAGACAATAAAAATCGGCGAAATCAACAGCTACAAGGCACAGCCCGCATTCCTGATGCCCTATAAAAACGGCTGGAACCTCGCACTGGATCAGGTCAACGCAACCGGCGGCGTGCTAGGCAAAAAGCTGGAAGTCGTCTCCCGCGACGACAACGCGAACCCCGGCGACACGATTCGCGTCGCGCAAGAACTCATCGCCCGCGAGCAGGTGCAACTGCTATTCGGCGGCTATCTGTCGAACACAGGCCTCGCGCTAACCGACTTCGCGAAGCAAAAGCGCATGTTCTTCCTCGCCGCCGAGCCCCTCACCGACAAGATTGTCTGGGCCGACGGCAACAAGTACACGTACCGCCTGCGCCCATCCACCTACATGCAGGTCGCGATGCTCGTGCCCGAAGCGGCAAAGCTGAAGAAAAAACGCTGGGCGCTCGTATATCCGAACTACGAATACGGCCAGTCGGCGGCCGCGACGTTCAAGAAGCTGCTAAAGGCCGCGCAGCCCGACGTCGAGTTCGTCACCGAACAGGCAACGCCCCTCGGCAACCTCGACGCCGGCTCGACTGTGCAGGCGCTCGCCGACGCAAAGCCCGACGCGATCTTCAACGTGCTGTTCAGCGCAGACCTCGGCAAGTTCGTTCGCGAGGGCAACACGCGCGGGCTCTTCAAGGACCGCAGCGTCGTGTCGCTGCTGACGGGCGAGCCGGATTATCTCGACACGCTCGGCGCAGAAGCGCCCGTCGGCTGGATCGTGACGGGCTACCCGTGGTATTCCATCGATACGCCCGCGAACAAAAAGTTCGTCGCCGACTACGAGGCGAAGTATCACGACTATCCGCGCCTCGGCTCGGTGGTCGGCTATGCGGCGCTGATGTCGATCGCGAACGGCATCAAGAAAGCCGGTTCAACCGATCCCGACAAACTCGCGGCTGCCTTCAAGGGCTTGAATGTCGATACGCCGTTCGGGCCGATCACATATCGCCCGCAGGACAACCAGTCGACAATGGGCGCGTTCGTCGGTGTGACCGCGTTGAAGGACGGCAAGGGTGTGATGACGTCGTATCGCTATATCGACGGTGCAAGCGTGCAGCCGTCCGACGCCGAAGTGAAGAAACTGCGTCCCGCGGACTGA
- a CDS encoding DUF6496 domain-containing protein, giving the protein MPDKATLKRAAADKRAGKSSSTQAGEFVKEEIDHVREGKHGVKSAKQAIAIGLSKARRAGVALKQPKAGTTSAATRKKAAADTSAGQKKAPAAKHAAAKKATSASKTKAARRPGSESTAKRSRVAEAVLKRESGQGASKEALSKQAKAAAARRPAASRSATAKKAAATKGAAGRSAAAKKAAHTRAARAHH; this is encoded by the coding sequence ATGCCTGATAAAGCAACCCTCAAGCGTGCCGCCGCCGACAAGCGCGCCGGCAAGTCGTCAAGTACGCAAGCGGGCGAATTCGTGAAGGAAGAAATCGACCACGTGCGCGAAGGCAAGCATGGCGTCAAATCGGCGAAGCAGGCCATCGCGATCGGTCTGTCGAAGGCTCGCCGCGCAGGCGTCGCGCTGAAGCAGCCCAAGGCGGGAACGACGAGCGCCGCCACGCGCAAGAAAGCCGCCGCGGACACGTCGGCGGGCCAGAAGAAGGCGCCCGCCGCAAAGCATGCGGCGGCGAAGAAAGCGACTTCGGCTTCGAAGACCAAGGCCGCACGCCGTCCGGGCAGCGAATCGACGGCGAAGCGCTCGCGCGTGGCCGAGGCCGTGCTGAAACGCGAAAGCGGACAGGGCGCATCGAAGGAAGCGTTGTCGAAGCAGGCCAAGGCAGCGGCAGCGCGCCGTCCGGCTGCAAGCCGTTCGGCTACGGCAAAGAAGGCGGCTGCAACGAAGGGCGCGGCGGGCCGGTCGGCGGCTGCGAAGAAAGCTGCGCATACGCGGGCCGCGCGTGCGCATCATTGA